Part of the Aquimarina sp. MAR_2010_214 genome is shown below.
GAAGTTTATGAAACTATTTGTGAGGCATTCAGACCTGTTACTAAAGAACATATTGCTGTGTATGGTGAGTTTAATGATCAGCGATTAACAGGAGAGCATGAAACACAATCTATACATGAATTCTCTTATGGAATATCAGACAGAGGAGCGTCTATAAGAATTCCTATTATTACTGTAGAAAAAGGATGGAAAGGATGGCTAGAAGATCGTCGACCTGCTTCTAACGGTGATCCATATAAAATTGCTGCTAGAATTGTAACTACAGTTAAAACGGCAGATATCGCAGCTGTAATGGCATAACGATTTATTGTATGTAACTTAACTAACTAAGTTGGTTAAACACCGAAACACCTTTAGAAAATTCCTAAAGGTGTTTTTTTGTACTATTTAACATCTACTCTTATCGAACAAAATTTACGTCAAACAGATTGCTCTGACGCAATCAATTTGACCACTTTTTAAAATTAAAACTTTATATCGAACTCAGAATACTAAATAGAATTTAAATTTATTCTATAAAGACTAAAGCGATAAAAATACAGTATGCTGCAAAAATCAGTAATCCTTTAGGACGCCCTAAGATCATTTTTTTTGGTATAAAAGCCAATGGAAGTAAGATCATAGCAAAACCTAACATCCAGTAAATATTTACACTCATTAGTGTTTCATCCTTTACTGCAATAGGCTGAATTAATGAAGTTATTCCTAATACTGAAGCAATATTAAAAATATTAGAACCTATAAGGTTTCCAAGCGAGATTGCCTTTTCTTGCTTAAGCGCTGCAATAACAGAAGCTGCTAGCTCTGGCACACTAGTTCCAACTGCAATAAGAGTAACCGCTATTACACCTTCACTGACCCCCATCTTTTTAGCAATAGTTTCTGCTCCGCTCACCAATAATTCAGAACCAAAATATAATGCGGCTCCACCTATAAGCAACCAAATTATGATTTTAAAATTGGATGTTTTCTGAAGAGAATCATCTACCTCTTCTGCCATAGCATCAGAAGATTTTCTGGCTCTTCGAATCAACAAGAATAGATATACTAATAAAGACAATAACAATATAAGTCCTTCAAACTTGGTTAAAGTTGCATCATTTTGTAAAAAGAGGTACAGAATAAAAGATAATAGCACCATTACCGGCCAATTGAATTTATAAAAATCCTTATCAATAGCCAAAGGACCAATTATTGCAGTAATCCCCAACACCAAGCCAATATTAGCAATATTTGATCCAACCACATTACCTAAAGATATATCTGACAATCCGTCTAGTGCGGCCTGAATACTCACTAGTAATTCTGGAGCAGAGGTAGCAAAAGAAACTACAGTTAACCCAATAACCATACGCGATAATTTAAGCCTGAAAGATAAGGCAACAGAGGATCTTACTAAAAACTCCCCTCCAATTACAAGAAGTATAAGCCCTATAATAACGTATAATATACTGGCAATCATAAATTCTAATTTTGTCTGCGAAGATACTATTATATAGAAACTTTTCTCAAAAAAAATAGCACCCGTATTATTGGGTGCTATTCGCTTTATCTGTAACAAATAAGAGAGGGGATTCTTACTTACAGTACCTTTTTAATAAAGATATTCTAAAGCTACTTTATCATATTGACCAAATTCCCCTTCATTATAAGGGAAACAAGCATTCATGATAGATGATGAATCTTGACTAGCTCCAGGGGTTCCTGGTATGTGAGTAGCTCCTGTAGAACCAGCCGATTCACCGCTTTGACCACAAGATTGTCTCGTATTCCAATCCGTATGTCTTAGTCCAAAACAATGACCTAATTCGTGGGTAAACAAACCTTCTAACAGTTGATCGTCATTATTTGTATTAGCCCCACCGTTAATTTTTACACGCTTAAACGGCTCTCCTCCTGAAGGAAAACCAGCCACTCCACGAACTCCATCCTGAAGTATAACAGAAGCAGTAGTCTCGGTATAAACAAGTATATCACTAGAATTAAAACTAGTAGAAAAAACTAAATTAAGTTGAATATCTATATTTAAAGCATTGTAATTTGCTATTGCATATTGTAAACCTCTCTGAGCCACTGAGCTAAGACCAAATCTATTGTTTCCATTATACCCAACAACACGAATTGTTTTTGGAGTATTTACAAGGTTATTACTTCTATACTGCTTACTTTGTACTCCTTCTCCTATATTCATTTTCATGATCTGATCATAAGACATTTTAATATCGCCTTCTAATGTATACATCATTTTTTGACTTCCATCAATATCTCTTACCATTCCTTTTTCTATTCCGTTTGGATTGAAATGTAATTCTGTTACCTTGTTTAAAACATCTTTTGAGATTTCTTGTGAAGAATGATCTACTACATCTTCTGAAGATTCTTTTTCACAAGATGTAAAGACTGATAATGTTGCCGCAGTGAACACTACAGCAAGGGTTTTAAAGTTTTTCATTGAGTTTGTATTTTATGTTAAAACTTTGACAATATATCGTTAAAACATTCTAAAAATTAACCATATTACACAAACCGTCAACTTCTTTACACAAACCGTCAATTTTCAACCATAAACGGTAGCAAATCCATACTTCTTGTGTGTTAAAAACACAACAACACTTTAATAAGCTCAATTTAATCTAGTGATCATTACGTAAACGCCAAGGCTTATTTCACCAATAACAGCCTTTTATACAAATCATAATTTATTTTTATCAAACAACAAAATCCCAACATATACTGCATAACTTTATTAGTTTAGTAATTTTATCCAACATATATTACAGGTATGACAACAAATAGATATATTATCGTATTGTTTTTTCTATTCGAATTATCCACTATTGTATCGATTTCTGCAAGAGATACATTTTTTTTTCATTCAAAAAAAGGGTATCAGGATTCAATACTTATGAATCTTAAACAAAAACAACAAAAGGCCAGGCAATCAAGTCATAAAGATAGTATTATCAAAAGTGACCTAAACTTATTAAAGTTTTACGCTTATAATCAACCAAAAAATACAGATACCGATGAGCTATTTAATTTGCTAGATTATTGCACAGAAAATAACAACATCAATTGTCTTGTAGAAGTATATGCCATGCTTGCCTGGCAAATGCAAAAAAAAGATCAGTATACGGAAGCTTTAGAGCATTACAATAAAGCTATTGAGCTTTCTAATGATACTGAAGAAAAAAGTTCAAAATGGCTCGTTTTAATCAATCAAGGAACACTATTTAATGAATTGTTAGAACCAGAGCTCGCCAGAAAAAACTTCAAGGCTTCCTTCAAATATATTAAACCGAATGAGGATTACAGAATGGCTATTTCGCTATTAAATATTTCTTCTACATTCGGAAAAACTGATCATGATTCGATCGCCTATTTTTCTAATAAAGCCATAAGTTTTTTTGAAAAAAATCCAGGTCAAAACAACGGCCTTGAAATAGCTGCAAATAATGTTGCTTATAGTTATATCAAACAAAACAAACTAAAAGAAGCCTCAAGAATTATTGATAAATATATTGATCTAAATAATATTGCAGACAGTAAAAAAGGATGGTTTGGATCATTTTTCTATAACACTCTAGGAGAATTAAATTACAAACTAGGTCATCTAGATAAGGCTATTGATTACTACAAAAAATCCATAAGTTATACAGAGAACAATAACTCATCTTCTAATCTAATGAGTTTAAATGATCTGGCTGAGATTTATGAAAGCAAAGGTGAATTTAAAAAAACTATTCAATATTTAAAAGCTAAAGAAAAACACCTCCAAAAATTTAATGAACATAATCTTAAAAAAGAGATTGCCCGATCAAAATATAATAAAATACTAGCCGAAAAAAATAAGCTCATCACTAATCTGGAAAAGAAAAATCAAAAAACAAATAGACAAGTATACAATAGTAAAATTATCGCTCTTAGCTCGGGAGTTCTCACAATAATATGCATCTTGTTTTTTTTAACTATTTATCAAAAAAGTAGATTAAAAATATCACAGCTCAATGAAGAAATAAGTTTAGCAAGGCTAAAATCACTACGATCAATAATGAACCCTCACTTCTTATTTAATTCATTCAATACATTACAAAGTTTTATTCTTCAAAAAGATAAATTCGAGGCCAGCGAGCATATGAGGGAACTTTCTCAATTGATTCGGAAAATATTATCCAACTCAGACAGTTTATATATTAGCTTTAAAGAAGAATTAGAAATTATCAAGACCTACATTACTCTAGAAAACAAAAGATTTGATGGTCAATTTGAAATGAGCTTAACAATTGATGAAAATTTAATCGAACTTAACCCAAAAATACCTTCGATGATTATTCAACCGCATCTTGAAAATGCTGTTATACATGGATTAGGTTCAAAAAATAAAAAAGCACTGAAGCTATCTTTTCAAAAAAAGAAAAATAGCATAAAATGTATTATAGAAGATAATGGTATTGGAAGAAGAAAATCGGCAGAGTTAAATAAGAAATCAAAAAACACTTCAAATTTATCGATTGCATCTGGAAATACCGCTGAAAGAATAAAACTTCTGAAAAAAGTAGGATATAAAAAAACATCTATGAAAATT
Proteins encoded:
- a CDS encoding calcium/sodium antiporter is translated as MIASILYVIIGLILLVIGGEFLVRSSVALSFRLKLSRMVIGLTVVSFATSAPELLVSIQAALDGLSDISLGNVVGSNIANIGLVLGITAIIGPLAIDKDFYKFNWPVMVLLSFILYLFLQNDATLTKFEGLILLLSLLVYLFLLIRRARKSSDAMAEEVDDSLQKTSNFKIIIWLLIGGAALYFGSELLVSGAETIAKKMGVSEGVIAVTLIAVGTSVPELAASVIAALKQEKAISLGNLIGSNIFNIASVLGITSLIQPIAVKDETLMSVNIYWMLGFAMILLPLAFIPKKMILGRPKGLLIFAAYCIFIALVFIE
- a CDS encoding M57 family metalloprotease, with protein sequence MKNFKTLAVVFTAATLSVFTSCEKESSEDVVDHSSQEISKDVLNKVTELHFNPNGIEKGMVRDIDGSQKMMYTLEGDIKMSYDQIMKMNIGEGVQSKQYRSNNLVNTPKTIRVVGYNGNNRFGLSSVAQRGLQYAIANYNALNIDIQLNLVFSTSFNSSDILVYTETTASVILQDGVRGVAGFPSGGEPFKRVKINGGANTNNDDQLLEGLFTHELGHCFGLRHTDWNTRQSCGQSGESAGSTGATHIPGTPGASQDSSSIMNACFPYNEGEFGQYDKVALEYLY
- a CDS encoding histidine kinase; translated protein: MTTNRYIIVLFFLFELSTIVSISARDTFFFHSKKGYQDSILMNLKQKQQKARQSSHKDSIIKSDLNLLKFYAYNQPKNTDTDELFNLLDYCTENNNINCLVEVYAMLAWQMQKKDQYTEALEHYNKAIELSNDTEEKSSKWLVLINQGTLFNELLEPELARKNFKASFKYIKPNEDYRMAISLLNISSTFGKTDHDSIAYFSNKAISFFEKNPGQNNGLEIAANNVAYSYIKQNKLKEASRIIDKYIDLNNIADSKKGWFGSFFYNTLGELNYKLGHLDKAIDYYKKSISYTENNNSSSNLMSLNDLAEIYESKGEFKKTIQYLKAKEKHLQKFNEHNLKKEIARSKYNKILAEKNKLITNLEKKNQKTNRQVYNSKIIALSSGVLTIICILFFLTIYQKSRLKISQLNEEISLARLKSLRSIMNPHFLFNSFNTLQSFILQKDKFEASEHMRELSQLIRKILSNSDSLYISFKEELEIIKTYITLENKRFDGQFEMSLTIDENLIELNPKIPSMIIQPHLENAVIHGLGSKNKKALKLSFQKKKNSIKCIIEDNGIGRRKSAELNKKSKNTSNLSIASGNTAERIKLLKKVGYKKTSMKITDLLDDNKKPKGTRVIVNLPIIN